The following coding sequences are from one Triticum aestivum cultivar Chinese Spring chromosome 5A, IWGSC CS RefSeq v2.1, whole genome shotgun sequence window:
- the LOC123107607 gene encoding uncharacterized protein, with amino-acid sequence MATAAKDAASAAEKKWAAVAVTQMKLLVDRRSRRVLYAEARKDAVDFLVGLLRVPAGLAARVIAKHAAGAADGAGDVHADEAHAAPGSLGTLYAGAKALGDEFFVAAAPDRDAVLCPAIPSAALALLLEGEPAAAAAATPPPATPAPPKRYFRCAGPYGTSCRGNPTCVTDVAGLPCPVCRQPMTVEMRWSPGDAHGKLAQAAAQEAAAASAGAGGYVKEVVSYLVMDDLTVEPMSTISAIMLLKKFKVADCSALEELTVDLGHKEAVLLLKAALESKTALTDVFCGGVSIDRLE; translated from the coding sequence ATGGCGACGGCGGCCAAGGATGCGGCGTCCGCGGCGGAGAAGAagtgggcggcggtggcggtgacGCAGATGAAGCTGCTGGTGGACAGGCGGTCGCGGCGGGTGCTGTACGCGGAGGCGCGCAAGGACGCCGTCGACTTCCTCGTCGGCCTCCTCCGCGTGCCCGCGGGCCTCGCCGCGCGCGTCATCGCCAAGCACGCCGCTGGCGCTGCAGATGGCGCCGGCGACGTTCACGCCGACGAAGCGCACGCCGCGCCGGGCTCCCTGGGCACGCTCTACGCCGGGGCCAAGGCACTGGGCGACGAGTTCTTCGTCGCCGCCGCGCCCGACCGCGACGCGGTCCTCTGCCCGGCGATCCCCTCGGCcgcgctcgcgctgctgctcgAGGGCGagccggctgcggcggcggccgccaccccgccgcccgccacGCCCGCCCCGCCGAAGCGGTACTTCCGGTGCGCGGGCCCGTACGGGACGTCGTGCCGCGGGAACCCGACGTGCGTGACGGACGTGGCCGGCCTGCCGTGCCCGGTGTGCCGGCAGCCGATGACGGTGGAGATGCGGTGGAGCCCCGGGGACGCGCACGGCAAGCTGGCGCAGGCGGCGgcccaggaggcggcggcggcgtctgcagGAGCAGGAGGGTACGTGAAGGAGGTGGTGAGCTACCTGGTGATGGACGACCTCACGGTGGAGCCCATGTCCACCATCTCCGCCATCATGCTGCTCAAGAAGTTCAAGGTCGCCGACTGCTCCGCCCTGGAGGAGCTCACCGTCGATCTCGGCCACAAGGAGGCCGTGCTTCTGCTCAAGGCCGCGCTCGAGTCCAAGACGGCGCTCACCGACGTCTTCTGCGGCGGCGTCTCCATTGACAGGCTCGAGTGA